Proteins from a genomic interval of Nitrospina gracilis Nb-211:
- a CDS encoding site-2 protease family protein, which produces MDRNVENREGPQEYGPWQTEPYLYPHERFVINFRTITVFVLLFAGTVFTTTLVGGVWYAVGLLSILGVHEFGHYVACRRNNVDATLPNFLPAPPMFIVGTFGAFIAIKEPIPDRRALMEIGASGPIAGFVVALFVLAVGLMFSVVSHVAPPAGLSLNYGNSLILYFLSELVLGVSPFNEELTIYLHPLALAGWFGMFFTALNLLPIGQLDGGHIIYSLFREQQPWLARLFFVALFPLGMYWPGWFVWAAMVFFIGVKHPPVLNESVALTPFHKKVGYASIFIFIVTFVPVPIDMIQ; this is translated from the coding sequence ATGGATAGAAATGTTGAAAACCGGGAAGGGCCGCAGGAATACGGTCCGTGGCAAACCGAGCCGTACCTGTACCCGCACGAACGGTTTGTGATCAATTTCCGCACGATCACGGTGTTTGTTCTGTTGTTTGCGGGCACCGTGTTCACCACCACACTGGTGGGTGGGGTGTGGTACGCGGTGGGACTGCTGTCGATCCTGGGCGTGCACGAGTTCGGGCATTATGTCGCCTGCCGGCGCAACAACGTGGACGCCACGCTTCCCAACTTTCTGCCCGCGCCGCCCATGTTCATCGTCGGCACCTTCGGCGCGTTCATCGCCATCAAGGAGCCGATTCCGGACCGGCGGGCGCTCATGGAGATCGGCGCGTCAGGTCCCATTGCCGGGTTCGTGGTGGCGCTGTTTGTGCTCGCTGTGGGCTTGATGTTCTCCGTGGTGTCGCACGTGGCCCCGCCGGCGGGGTTGAGCCTCAATTACGGCAACTCCCTCATCCTTTATTTTCTCTCGGAGCTGGTGCTGGGAGTGAGTCCCTTTAATGAGGAGTTGACCATTTATCTGCATCCTCTGGCGTTGGCCGGGTGGTTTGGCATGTTTTTCACCGCACTCAACCTGTTGCCCATCGGGCAACTCGATGGCGGACACATTATCTATTCCCTGTTTCGTGAACAACAACCGTGGCTGGCGCGTTTGTTTTTCGTTGCACTGTTTCCTCTTGGCATGTATTGGCCGGGATGGTTTGTGTGGGCGGCGATGGTGTTCTTCATAGGCGTGAAGCATCCGCCGGTATTGAATGAATCGGTTGCGTTGACGCCGTTTCATAAGAAGGTAGGGTACGCGTCCATTTTCATATTTATCGTGACGTTTGTGCCGGTTCCCATCGACATGATCCAGTGA
- a CDS encoding TolC family protein has product MSQVAHADPLKTLPPVAECVKRALQAQSNPENLEASQAVEIEYQVRLAYERILVRKEQIGISREVQGHFEKAVTNAEKKFEEGEGDVTQGALTKLKLGLAGTLNDITQFQSDIALARLDLEGLMDTRIDPGFEMADDSLSPREFPFSTLDAYREKAEGSGKTWREVSPERRISLEKSMVRVNQARSQFNLARKNRKMTRALLVTEVANYDFGIGDEKDLFETLIIYTRVLVGFYDALYNFDSAVAEFEKEYLKR; this is encoded by the coding sequence TTGTCTCAGGTAGCCCATGCAGACCCTTTAAAAACGCTTCCACCGGTGGCTGAGTGCGTCAAACGGGCGCTTCAGGCCCAATCCAACCCGGAAAATCTGGAAGCCTCTCAGGCGGTGGAGATCGAATACCAGGTGCGGCTGGCGTACGAGCGGATTCTGGTGCGCAAAGAGCAGATTGGCATTTCCCGCGAGGTGCAGGGCCATTTTGAGAAAGCCGTCACCAATGCCGAAAAGAAGTTTGAAGAGGGGGAAGGGGATGTCACCCAGGGGGCGCTCACCAAGTTGAAGCTGGGGCTCGCGGGAACGCTGAACGACATCACCCAGTTTCAAAGCGATATTGCCCTGGCTAGGCTCGATCTGGAGGGATTGATGGATACGCGCATCGACCCTGGGTTTGAGATGGCCGACGATTCCCTGTCGCCGCGAGAGTTCCCATTCTCCACCCTCGATGCGTATCGGGAGAAGGCGGAAGGCAGTGGCAAGACGTGGAGAGAGGTCTCCCCGGAGCGCCGTATTTCGCTGGAGAAATCCATGGTGCGGGTCAACCAGGCGCGCTCGCAGTTCAATCTGGCCCGCAAGAACCGCAAAATGACGCGGGCGCTGTTGGTGACGGAAGTGGCCAATTACGATTTTGGCATCGGCGACGAAAAAGACCTGTTTGAAACCCTCATCATCTATACCCGGGTTCTGGTCGGGTTTTACGATGCATTGTACAACTTCGATTCAGCGGTGGCGGAATTTGAAAAAGAGTATTTGAAGCGTTAA
- the dprA gene encoding DNA-processing protein DprA yields MKTLFSDDDVSAAERYWVALNMVLGVGKTLFHRLVNALGSPRQVFHATRQQLMQVEGIGAKTAAQIQNFDLERNLEREYRLMDNAGVRVLTLEDPRYPPLLKAIYDPPPVLYFKGRFFDEVTFPFAVVGTRAASSYGKIATERLCSELASRGACLISGMARGVDTIVHKAALKEKAVTLAVMGCGLEHTYPPENRALKEKIVEAGAIISEFPMSTKPDRNNFPARNRVISGLAHGTLVIEAGEKSGALITAHFALEQGREVFALPGNIFSPKSQGAHNLIKKGAKLVDGVDAILEEFSADVQQNLALKKNDDEKIELTDFEKLLLSLIGHEQHHVDELIERSQLPAADVLATLVQLELKDRVAQTDGLWHLARFP; encoded by the coding sequence GTGAAGACCCTTTTTTCAGATGACGATGTTTCGGCGGCGGAGCGCTACTGGGTTGCGTTGAACATGGTGCTGGGCGTCGGCAAAACGCTGTTTCACCGGCTGGTCAATGCGTTGGGATCGCCCCGCCAGGTATTTCACGCCACGCGTCAGCAGTTGATGCAGGTGGAAGGGATCGGCGCCAAAACCGCCGCGCAGATTCAGAATTTCGATCTGGAGCGCAACCTGGAGCGGGAATACCGGTTGATGGACAATGCCGGGGTGCGTGTGCTCACGCTGGAAGATCCGCGCTACCCGCCATTGCTGAAAGCGATTTACGATCCGCCGCCGGTTCTCTATTTCAAGGGACGGTTTTTTGATGAGGTGACTTTTCCCTTTGCCGTGGTGGGTACGCGCGCGGCGTCGAGTTACGGGAAAATCGCCACCGAGCGTTTGTGCAGTGAGCTGGCTTCTCGCGGTGCGTGCCTGATCAGCGGCATGGCGCGCGGCGTCGACACCATCGTGCACAAAGCGGCGCTCAAGGAAAAGGCAGTCACGCTGGCGGTAATGGGATGCGGCCTGGAACACACGTATCCGCCTGAGAACCGCGCACTTAAGGAAAAGATCGTCGAGGCGGGCGCCATTATCTCCGAGTTTCCGATGTCCACGAAACCGGACCGTAACAATTTTCCCGCGCGCAATCGCGTGATCAGTGGGCTGGCTCACGGTACGCTGGTGATCGAAGCGGGGGAAAAGAGCGGTGCGTTGATCACTGCGCATTTTGCGCTCGAGCAGGGGCGGGAAGTGTTCGCGCTGCCGGGCAATATTTTTTCGCCGAAAAGCCAGGGTGCTCACAATCTGATAAAAAAAGGGGCGAAACTGGTGGATGGTGTGGACGCCATATTGGAAGAGTTTTCCGCGGATGTGCAACAAAATCTGGCGTTGAAAAAAAATGATGATGAAAAAATTGAATTGACAGATTTCGAAAAGCTATTACTTTCTTTAATAGGCCACGAACAGCATCACGTTGATGAATTGATAGAGCGCAGTCAATTGCCAGCGGCGGATGTTTTGGCTACACTTGTACAGTTGGAATTGAAAGACCGGGTCGCGCAAACGGATGGCCTGTGGCACCTGGCGCGGTTCCCCTGA
- a CDS encoding GspE/PulE family protein — translation MTTDSATLEQKVQEISTQIQSAEDMQALLPGLLDELRALFPSEAVTLYRLDRANKQLVSCHGLGLDEQEHRVPLKSDTLAGHATINGRPILLQNADELGSILAMNPNMRTGSTVDEVLNLETRSLMILPLPYKKKVVGIVEFVNKPGNGGFSEQDFKVSKDLAPYLGFLVTNLDGDGTMTARNTSTMDTPASKPLSSAELQERLVKIINDIHSAKNVDEILISLKDRILELFDATLITIYAVDAVRNEVYSKVKSGDKINEIRVPIAPQSIAGCVAMEQRMAVIKNVYDDRELKKFHPELTFDSSWDKISGFQTKSMLVTPLMHKDKMMGVLQLINKKNNQSFNIMDEKSAKVVAETLALAFYNQSKFVQQKPTKFSYLLQQGLLTDIELNKSINRARKEQIDIENILLDELGISRKELGKSLENFYKIPYMGYEDGMVLPATVFEGLNLNFLSKNYWVPVEREDNKVVIVIDNPNNLDKIQNIKLIFVKKQIEFRVGLKADIRDFLNAAVAEESGGAPLEEMSTLLNALESEKDTELASDEDEDGNAISESDNTIVKLVNKILTDAYDSGVSDIHIEPGMGKDHMVVRFRKDGACRVYQEIPPMYKFAMMSRLKIMARLDIAEKRLPQDGKIKLKYGGKEVEYRLATCPTVGGNEDAVLRILAASKPIPLEKMNFSDHNLKLIQEMAAKPYGLILVVGPTGSGKTTTLHSTLGYINTPEKKIWTAEDPVEITQKGLRQVQMLNKIGLDFARAMRSFLRGDPDVIMVGEMRDAETCAIGLEASLTGHLVFSTLHTNSAPETITRLLDMGMNPLNFADALLLIVAQRLVRTLCKNCKEEYHPTKEEYDTLVHQYGDPELFAKNINIPYTDDLKLFGPKGCDKCSDTGYAGRTGLHEVLEGTADIKRMIMKQMLVEELRAQAIKDGMTTLKQDGIWKIFKGDCDLKQVLAVCIV, via the coding sequence ATGACGACCGATTCCGCTACCTTGGAGCAAAAGGTTCAGGAGATCAGCACTCAGATCCAGTCAGCCGAGGATATGCAGGCCCTGCTTCCGGGATTGCTCGATGAACTGAGAGCGCTGTTCCCAAGCGAAGCGGTGACACTTTATCGCTTGGACCGGGCCAACAAACAACTGGTATCGTGTCATGGATTGGGTTTGGACGAACAAGAGCACCGGGTGCCGCTTAAAAGCGATACCCTGGCGGGCCACGCCACCATAAACGGCCGGCCCATCCTGCTGCAAAACGCGGACGAGTTGGGTTCAATTCTGGCAATGAACCCGAATATGAGGACCGGTTCGACCGTGGATGAAGTGTTGAACCTGGAAACCCGGTCCCTGATGATTTTACCCCTGCCCTACAAGAAGAAAGTGGTGGGGATCGTTGAATTCGTCAATAAACCCGGAAACGGTGGATTCTCGGAACAGGACTTCAAAGTTTCCAAGGACCTTGCACCGTACTTGGGATTTTTAGTAACCAACCTGGATGGTGACGGTACCATGACTGCAAGAAATACATCCACCATGGACACACCTGCTTCCAAACCGCTCTCCTCCGCTGAATTGCAGGAACGACTTGTCAAGATCATCAATGACATCCACTCCGCAAAAAACGTGGATGAAATCCTGATCAGCCTGAAGGACCGTATCCTGGAGTTGTTCGACGCCACCCTCATCACTATCTATGCCGTCGATGCGGTCCGCAACGAAGTGTATTCCAAGGTCAAATCCGGAGACAAAATCAACGAAATCCGCGTTCCCATCGCACCCCAGAGCATCGCCGGCTGCGTGGCCATGGAACAGAGAATGGCCGTGATCAAAAATGTGTATGATGACCGCGAACTGAAAAAATTCCACCCGGAACTGACGTTCGACAGTTCCTGGGACAAGATCTCGGGTTTCCAGACCAAAAGCATGCTGGTGACGCCGCTCATGCATAAGGACAAAATGATGGGCGTCCTTCAGTTGATCAACAAAAAAAACAACCAGTCCTTCAACATCATGGACGAAAAAAGCGCCAAGGTGGTTGCCGAAACCCTGGCGCTGGCGTTTTACAACCAGTCAAAATTTGTCCAGCAAAAACCCACTAAGTTTTCCTACCTCCTGCAACAGGGGCTGTTGACCGATATCGAACTCAATAAGTCCATCAACCGCGCCCGAAAAGAACAGATCGATATTGAAAACATCCTGCTGGATGAACTCGGTATCTCCCGCAAGGAACTGGGCAAGTCGCTCGAAAACTTTTACAAGATTCCATACATGGGATACGAAGACGGAATGGTCCTGCCCGCCACCGTCTTTGAAGGATTGAATCTCAACTTCCTGTCGAAGAATTACTGGGTGCCGGTGGAGCGCGAAGACAACAAAGTGGTCATCGTCATCGATAACCCCAATAACCTAGACAAAATCCAGAACATCAAACTCATCTTCGTAAAAAAGCAGATCGAGTTTCGCGTCGGATTGAAAGCCGATATCCGCGACTTTTTGAATGCGGCCGTAGCGGAGGAGTCAGGTGGAGCGCCCTTGGAGGAAATGTCCACTCTGCTCAATGCGTTGGAGAGTGAAAAAGATACGGAACTGGCCTCGGATGAGGATGAGGATGGAAACGCCATCAGCGAAAGCGACAACACCATCGTCAAACTGGTGAACAAGATTCTGACCGACGCCTACGACAGCGGTGTGTCCGACATCCACATCGAACCGGGCATGGGCAAGGACCACATGGTGGTCCGCTTCCGCAAAGACGGCGCCTGCCGCGTGTACCAGGAAATCCCGCCCATGTACAAGTTCGCCATGATGTCGCGTCTCAAAATCATGGCGCGGCTCGACATCGCGGAAAAACGCCTGCCGCAGGACGGCAAGATCAAGCTCAAATACGGCGGCAAGGAAGTCGAATACCGCCTTGCCACCTGCCCCACGGTGGGCGGCAACGAGGATGCGGTTCTGCGTATCCTCGCCGCCAGCAAGCCGATTCCGCTGGAGAAAATGAATTTCTCGGACCACAACCTGAAACTGATTCAGGAAATGGCGGCCAAGCCCTACGGCCTCATCCTGGTTGTGGGCCCCACCGGTTCCGGTAAAACCACCACCCTGCATTCCACGCTGGGGTACATCAACACCCCCGAGAAAAAAATCTGGACCGCCGAAGACCCGGTGGAAATCACGCAGAAGGGATTGCGTCAGGTGCAGATGCTCAACAAGATCGGGCTCGATTTCGCCCGTGCCATGCGCTCTTTCCTGCGCGGTGACCCGGACGTCATCATGGTGGGTGAGATGCGCGACGCGGAAACCTGCGCTATCGGCCTTGAAGCGTCGCTGACGGGTCACCTGGTGTTCAGCACCCTGCACACCAACTCCGCACCGGAAACCATCACGCGCCTTCTCGACATGGGCATGAACCCGCTCAACTTCGCCGACGCCCTTCTGCTCATTGTCGCCCAACGCCTGGTGCGCACGCTCTGCAAGAACTGTAAAGAGGAATACCACCCGACCAAAGAGGAATACGACACTCTGGTCCATCAATACGGCGACCCCGAACTGTTCGCCAAAAATATCAACATCCCCTACACGGACGATTTGAAGCTGTTCGGACCCAAGGGTTGTGACAAGTGCAGTGACACGGGTTATGCAGGCCGGACGGGTCTCCACGAGGTGCTGGAGGGCACGGCGGACATCAAACGCATGATCATGAAACAGATGCTGGTCGAGGAACTGCGCGCGCAGGCCATCAAGGACGGCATGACCACCCTGAAGCAGGACGGCATCTGGAAAATCTTCAAAGGGGATTGTGACCTCAAGCAGGTGCTCGCGGTCTGTATCGTATAA
- the topA gene encoding type I DNA topoisomerase, with protein MGKSLLIVESPTKVETLKKIIGKDFVVKASVGHIKDLPKKKLGVDVENNFNPEYITIRGKGKILNALKTAAKKADNIYLAPDPDREGEAIAHHICNEVSKITKGKIYRVMFNEITKKAVTEAIKHPTELNANKVNAQQARRILDRLVGYKISPILWKKVQRGLSAGRVQSVALRMICDREEEIKNFKSEEYWTITIDLEGSKEPEFQAKLFKVDGKKAEIGNEEQAQAIVKAVEKGEFVLEDIVKKERKRNPSAPFITSTLQQEASRKLNFSPKKTMMLAQRLYEGIALGKEGTVGLISYMRTDSTRLSDEAVGDIRRFIEDKYGKEYVPKAPNVYKSKKTAQEAHEAIRPTNIMLEPKAIKEYLEKDLYNLYELIWARTLSCQMVPAVLDTTQFDVKTDKYLFRANGSVIKFDGFMKVYVEDTDDEGAGMKSTEKILPDIKKGEVLMMKKVLPEQHFTQPPPRFTEAMLVKALEEKGIGRPSTYAAIISTIKDRDYIRNEDKRVVPTELGHLVSGLLVDNFPDIMTEEFTAQMEDQLDQIEEGKIEWVDTLKSFYGPFEKDLVEAEAKMKDIKSQVEETDEVCEKCNSPMIIKWGRFGKFMACSGYPECKNTKEIGGDNGESGKKVSEKVDDTCDKCGAQLVMKMGRFGKFLACSEYPECKFTKPISLGIKCPEPDCKGNISPRRTKKGRTFYGCSEYPNCKFTSWDKPVDEACPKCNNAYMVTKWKKNEGESIVCPGCGFKKSSDEAA; from the coding sequence ATGGGTAAATCCTTGCTCATCGTGGAGTCGCCCACGAAAGTTGAAACGCTGAAGAAGATCATCGGGAAAGATTTCGTCGTCAAAGCCTCGGTGGGCCACATCAAGGACCTGCCGAAGAAAAAGCTGGGCGTGGATGTCGAAAATAATTTCAATCCCGAATACATCACCATTCGTGGTAAGGGAAAAATCCTCAATGCGTTGAAAACCGCCGCGAAAAAGGCGGACAACATTTACCTCGCGCCTGACCCGGACCGGGAAGGGGAGGCGATCGCCCACCACATCTGCAACGAGGTCTCGAAGATCACCAAGGGCAAGATCTACCGGGTGATGTTCAACGAAATCACCAAGAAAGCCGTCACGGAAGCGATCAAGCATCCCACCGAGTTGAATGCGAACAAGGTGAACGCCCAGCAGGCACGGCGCATCCTGGACCGCCTTGTGGGTTACAAGATCAGCCCCATCCTGTGGAAAAAGGTTCAGCGCGGACTCAGCGCCGGCCGGGTGCAATCTGTGGCGCTTCGCATGATCTGCGACCGCGAAGAGGAAATCAAAAATTTCAAGAGCGAGGAATACTGGACGATCACCATCGACCTCGAAGGCAGTAAGGAGCCGGAGTTCCAGGCGAAACTGTTCAAGGTCGATGGCAAAAAGGCGGAGATCGGCAACGAGGAACAGGCGCAGGCCATCGTCAAGGCGGTGGAGAAGGGTGAGTTCGTCCTCGAAGACATCGTCAAAAAGGAAAGAAAACGCAACCCCTCGGCTCCCTTCATCACCAGCACGCTCCAGCAGGAAGCGTCGCGCAAACTGAATTTTTCGCCGAAGAAAACCATGATGCTCGCTCAGCGCCTGTATGAAGGCATTGCGTTGGGCAAAGAGGGTACCGTGGGCTTGATCTCCTACATGCGTACCGATTCGACGCGGTTGTCGGACGAAGCGGTGGGGGATATCCGCCGCTTCATCGAGGACAAGTACGGCAAGGAATACGTGCCGAAAGCGCCCAACGTGTACAAGAGCAAGAAGACCGCGCAGGAAGCGCACGAAGCCATTCGTCCGACCAACATCATGCTGGAACCGAAGGCGATCAAGGAATACCTCGAAAAGGATCTGTACAATCTATATGAACTGATCTGGGCGCGGACGCTTTCCTGCCAGATGGTGCCTGCGGTGCTGGACACGACACAGTTCGACGTGAAGACGGACAAATACCTGTTCCGCGCCAACGGATCGGTGATCAAGTTCGACGGCTTCATGAAGGTGTATGTGGAAGACACGGACGACGAGGGTGCGGGCATGAAGTCCACCGAAAAAATCCTGCCCGACATCAAGAAGGGTGAAGTGCTCATGATGAAAAAGGTTCTTCCGGAACAGCACTTCACCCAGCCGCCGCCACGATTCACGGAAGCGATGCTGGTCAAGGCGCTGGAGGAGAAAGGCATCGGCCGTCCCAGTACCTACGCCGCCATCATCAGCACGATCAAGGACCGCGATTATATCCGCAACGAAGATAAGCGCGTGGTACCGACGGAGCTGGGTCACCTGGTCTCGGGACTGCTGGTGGACAATTTTCCGGATATCATGACGGAGGAGTTCACCGCTCAGATGGAAGACCAGCTCGACCAGATCGAGGAGGGCAAGATCGAGTGGGTGGACACGCTGAAATCGTTCTACGGTCCGTTCGAGAAAGACCTGGTCGAGGCGGAAGCCAAGATGAAGGACATCAAGAGCCAGGTGGAGGAAACCGACGAGGTTTGCGAGAAGTGCAACAGCCCGATGATCATCAAGTGGGGACGCTTCGGCAAATTCATGGCCTGTTCGGGGTATCCGGAGTGCAAGAACACGAAAGAGATCGGTGGCGACAACGGCGAGAGCGGCAAGAAAGTCTCCGAGAAAGTGGACGATACCTGTGACAAGTGCGGGGCGCAACTGGTGATGAAGATGGGCCGGTTCGGCAAGTTTCTCGCCTGCTCGGAGTATCCGGAGTGCAAATTCACCAAGCCCATCAGCCTGGGTATCAAGTGTCCGGAGCCGGACTGCAAAGGCAATATCTCTCCGCGCCGCACGAAAAAGGGCCGCACGTTTTACGGATGCAGTGAGTATCCGAACTGCAAGTTCACCTCCTGGGACAAACCGGTGGACGAAGCCTGCCCGAAATGCAACAACGCCTACATGGTCACCAAGTGGAAAAAGAACGAGGGTGAAAGCATCGTGTGTCCCGGCTGTGGCTTCAAAAAATCATCCGACGAAGCGGCGTAA
- the trmFO gene encoding methylenetetrahydrofolate--tRNA-(uracil(54)-C(5))-methyltransferase (FADH(2)-oxidizing) TrmFO: protein MNSHVTIIGAGLAGSEAAWQIAERGGKVVLYEMRPELKTPVHKTDHCAELVCSNSLGSNQDTSAPFLLKQELRKLNSLVIRSGDRHAVPAGAALAVDRNLFAAEITRTLEQHPNITLKRSEVKDIPLDGPVIIATGPLTSPALSDRISSLLGQGYLYFYDALSPIVDTNSIDMSKAFFASRYDKGDADYLNCPMNREQYDQLVDGLCKAEKVPLKEFEKPVYFEGCMPVEELALRGPKTLAFGPLKPVGLNHPETGERFHAVVQLRRENKEGTAYNLVGFQTKLTYPEQRRIFRMIPGLESAEFFRYGAIHRNTFINSPELLSADLSLKKNPNVWFAGQITGVEGYVESCAMGLVAGLSALHRVRNAPFTRPPKETAIGALLHYVTEGPPKGNYQPMNVNFGLFSGEEFKIRDKKVRNAKIIERALALQGEWLKNLP from the coding sequence ATGAATTCGCATGTGACCATCATCGGGGCCGGGCTTGCCGGCTCGGAAGCCGCCTGGCAGATCGCCGAGCGCGGCGGCAAGGTGGTGCTCTACGAAATGCGTCCGGAGCTCAAAACCCCGGTGCACAAAACCGACCATTGCGCCGAGCTGGTGTGCAGCAATTCCCTCGGGTCCAACCAGGATACCTCCGCCCCCTTTCTCCTCAAACAGGAACTGCGCAAACTGAACTCGCTGGTGATTCGTTCCGGAGACCGCCATGCGGTTCCCGCTGGCGCGGCCCTGGCCGTGGACCGCAATCTGTTTGCCGCGGAAATCACCAGGACGCTGGAACAGCATCCGAACATCACCCTCAAACGCAGTGAGGTGAAGGACATTCCCCTGGACGGGCCCGTCATCATCGCCACCGGGCCGCTCACTTCGCCCGCGTTGTCCGACCGGATCTCTTCCCTTCTTGGACAGGGCTATCTTTATTTTTACGATGCGCTGTCGCCGATCGTGGACACCAACTCGATCGACATGAGCAAAGCGTTTTTTGCTTCGCGTTACGACAAGGGCGATGCCGATTACTTGAACTGTCCCATGAACAGGGAACAGTACGACCAGTTGGTGGACGGGTTGTGCAAGGCGGAGAAGGTGCCGCTCAAGGAATTCGAGAAGCCGGTGTACTTTGAAGGATGCATGCCGGTGGAAGAGTTGGCGTTGCGTGGACCCAAAACCCTTGCCTTCGGCCCGCTCAAACCGGTTGGCTTGAATCATCCGGAGACCGGCGAGAGGTTTCACGCGGTGGTGCAGTTGCGCCGTGAAAACAAGGAGGGCACGGCGTACAACCTGGTGGGGTTCCAGACCAAACTGACGTACCCCGAACAGCGTCGCATCTTCCGCATGATTCCTGGATTGGAGAGCGCGGAATTTTTCCGGTACGGGGCCATTCACCGCAACACATTCATCAACTCGCCGGAACTGCTGTCCGCCGACTTGAGTCTGAAGAAAAACCCGAACGTGTGGTTCGCCGGGCAGATCACCGGTGTGGAAGGGTACGTGGAGTCCTGCGCGATGGGCCTGGTTGCCGGACTCAGCGCGTTGCACCGTGTTCGAAATGCCCCCTTCACGCGGCCCCCGAAAGAGACCGCTATCGGCGCGCTACTGCACTACGTGACGGAAGGCCCGCCCAAGGGCAATTACCAGCCGATGAATGTGAACTTTGGATTGTTTTCCGGGGAGGAGTTCAAAATCCGGGACAAGAAAGTGCGTAACGCTAAAATCATCGAGCGCGCCCTCGCCCTGCAGGGCGAGTGGCTGAAGAACCTTCCCTGA